The proteins below are encoded in one region of Peromyscus eremicus chromosome 10, PerEre_H2_v1, whole genome shotgun sequence:
- the Hsd17b13 gene encoding 17-beta-hydroxysteroid dehydrogenase 13: protein MHIVLELLLLVGIIIYSYLESLVKFFIPRRRKSVAGQTVLITGAGHGIGRLTAYEFAKRKSRLVLWDINKRGVEETAAECRKLGAIVHVFVVDCSNRMEIYNSVDQVKKEVGDVEIVVNNAGAIYPADLLSTKDEEITKTFEVNILGHFWIIKALLPSMLRRNSGHIVTVASVCGHGVIPYLIPYCSSKFAAVGFHRALTAELETLGKTGIKTSCLCPVFVNTGFTKNPSTRLWPVLETSEVARSLIDGILTNKKMIFVPSYINISLVLEKFLPERALKAISRIQNIQFEAIVGHKTKMK, encoded by the exons ATGCACATTGTCCTAGAACTTCTCCTGCTGGTAGGCATCATCATCTACTCCTACTTGGAGTCACTGGTAAAGTTTTTCATTCCCCGGAGAAGAAAATCTGTGGCAGGACAGACTGTTCTCATCACTGGGGCTGGACACGGAATAGGCAGACTGACTGCGTATGAATTTGCAAAGCGGAAAAGCAGATTGGTCCTGTGGGATATCAATAAG CGCGGTGTTGAAGAAACTGCAGCCGAATGCCGGAAACTGGGGGCCATTGTGCACGTGTTTGTGGTGGACTGCAGCAACCGGATGGAGATTTACAACTCTGTGGATCAG GTAAAGAAAGAAGTGGGTGATGTAGAAATCGTGGTAAACAATGCCGGGGCGATATATCCAGCTGACCTTCTTAGCACCAAGGATGAGGAGATCACCAAAACCTTCGAGGTCAACATCCTAGGACATTTTTGG ATCATAAAAGCACTTCTTCCATCGATGCTAAGAAGAAACTCTGGCCACATTGTCACAGTGGCTTCAGTGTGTGGCCACGGAGTGATTCCTTATCTCATCCCATATTG CTCAAGCAAGTTTGCTGCGGTTGGCTTCCACAGAGCGCTGACTGCAGAACTTGAAACCTTGGGGAAAACTGGTATCAAAACTTCATGTCTGTGCCCTGTGTTCGTAAATACTGGCTTCACCAAAAACCCAAGCACAAG GTTGTGGCCTGTATTGGAGACAAGTGAAGTTGCAAGAAGCCTGATAGATGGAATACTTACCAACAAGAAAATGATTTTCGTCCCATCCTATATCAATATTTCTTTAGTACTGGAAAA